The Emcibacteraceae bacterium genome contains a region encoding:
- a CDS encoding DUF4115 domain-containing protein, whose translation MNSICTEIKSDLALESVGTILKHARQNHKIRDLNIIAQDLCIKPYLLEAIEQDNFDSFPSACYATGFLKNYSSYLGLDTKEVVARYEAEYAGSKECVVLTFPEAERHKVFPVKGIASIAAVCIVLLVGVIVNIDSNNAAAENTVEKVNSIIPAKIQSDAVSISDKKGIENKTVSTAKPVSAPANANEVRLKANQDVWVRLSDKDGTVLIEKILPRGEDLIASQQQGLSLMTNNAAGLSVYVDGEAKKALGNEGEIIENIALEQEKLLELSMLR comes from the coding sequence GTGAACTCAATTTGTACAGAAATTAAATCTGATCTTGCACTGGAAAGTGTTGGAACAATTTTAAAACATGCACGGCAAAATCATAAGATTAGAGACTTAAATATTATTGCCCAAGATTTATGCATAAAACCATACCTGCTGGAAGCAATTGAGCAGGATAATTTTGACTCCTTCCCCTCCGCCTGCTACGCAACAGGTTTTTTAAAGAATTATTCGAGTTATCTTGGTCTTGACACGAAAGAGGTTGTTGCTCGTTATGAAGCGGAATATGCGGGTTCTAAGGAATGTGTGGTTTTGACATTTCCTGAGGCAGAAAGGCATAAAGTATTTCCCGTTAAGGGTATTGCGAGCATTGCGGCGGTATGTATCGTTCTATTGGTTGGTGTCATTGTAAATATTGACAGCAATAATGCAGCCGCAGAAAACACTGTTGAAAAGGTCAACTCTATAATACCGGCTAAAATTCAGTCTGATGCTGTTAGTATTTCTGATAAAAAAGGTATAGAAAATAAAACCGTTAGCACGGCTAAGCCTGTTAGTGCTCCTGCAAATGCCAATGAGGTACGCTTAAAAGCAAATCAGGATGTCTGGGTCAGATTGTCAGATAAAGACGGAACAGTGCTTATTGAAAAAATTCTTCCAAGAGGAGAAGATTTAATTGCTTCACAACAGCAGGGATTAAGCCTGATGACCAACAATGCTGCGGGTCTTTCAGTTTATGTTGACGGTGAGGCAAAAAAGGCTCTCGGCAACGAAGGTGAAATCATCGAGAATATTGCGCTTGAGCAGGAAAAACTGCTTGAGCTTTCAATGCTGCGTTAA
- the ispG gene encoding flavodoxin-dependent (E)-4-hydroxy-3-methylbut-2-enyl-diphosphate synthase: MSIRPYRDIIRRKCRQIMVGNIPVGGDAPISVQSMTNTLTTDVKATIEQIQDLENAGADIVRVSCPDEASTKALKEIIKNVSVPIIADIHFHFRRGIEAAEAGAACLRINPGNIGNSDRVREVVAAARDHGCSMRIGVNAGSLEKHLLEKYGEPCPDAMVESALEHARILEDNNFHEFKISVKASDVFLAVAAYQGLADACDYPLHVGITEAGGLRAGTVKSSIGMGMLLWSGIGDTIRVSLSADPVEEIKVGFDILKSLDLRHRGVRIISCPSCARQAYPVIKTVEELEKRLGHISTPLSLSIIGCVVNGPGEARETDIGLTGGGNGNHMVYLNGVTDHKIDDDGLIDHIVELVEAKAAELEKENSQQKL, translated from the coding sequence ATGAGCATTCGCCCATATCGCGATATAATCCGTCGCAAATGTCGCCAGATTATGGTTGGTAATATTCCTGTTGGTGGTGATGCACCAATTAGTGTCCAGTCAATGACCAATACATTGACAACTGATGTTAAAGCAACCATTGAACAAATTCAGGATCTTGAAAATGCGGGTGCTGATATTGTTCGCGTTTCCTGCCCGGATGAAGCATCAACAAAGGCGTTGAAAGAAATTATAAAAAATGTATCTGTGCCCATCATTGCCGATATTCATTTTCATTTCAGACGGGGTATTGAAGCAGCTGAAGCCGGTGCCGCCTGTTTAAGAATTAATCCCGGAAATATTGGAAATTCAGACCGGGTAAGAGAGGTTGTTGCCGCCGCGCGGGATCATGGCTGTTCGATGCGAATAGGTGTTAATGCAGGATCACTTGAAAAGCATCTTCTGGAAAAATACGGTGAACCATGTCCTGATGCCATGGTTGAAAGTGCGCTTGAACATGCCCGAATCCTGGAAGATAATAATTTCCATGAATTTAAAATCAGTGTTAAGGCATCAGATGTCTTTTTGGCTGTTGCCGCCTATCAGGGGCTGGCGGATGCCTGTGATTATCCGCTTCATGTCGGCATAACGGAAGCAGGCGGTCTGCGGGCCGGTACTGTAAAGTCGTCTATTGGCATGGGTATGCTGCTTTGGTCCGGGATCGGTGATACAATCCGTGTATCTCTGTCTGCCGATCCTGTTGAAGAAATTAAAGTCGGTTTTGATATTCTAAAAAGTCTTGATCTTCGCCACCGTGGGGTAAGGATTATTTCCTGTCCATCCTGTGCACGTCAGGCATACCCTGTTATTAAGACAGTCGAAGAGCTTGAAAAAAGGCTTGGGCATATTTCAACACCGCTTTCGCTCAGCATTATCGGATGCGTGGTCAACGGACCGGGCGAAGCACGGGAAACTGATATCGGCCTTACTGGCGGCGGAAATGGCAATCACATGGTTTATTTAAACGGGGTCACAGATCATAAGATTGACGATGATGGTTTAATTGATCATATTGTTGAGCTGGTAGAGGCAAAAGCTGCCGAACTGGAAAAAGAAAATAGCCAACAGAAACTTTAG
- the ptsP gene encoding phosphoenolpyruvate--protein phosphotransferase yields the protein MTPINNAPRRMMRQLHEIMASEDDAEVRLNKVVHLVASNMVAEVCSAYFIRGDMLELFATEGLKSEAVHNTRLRVGEGLVGLVASTRSSLNLSNAQDHPKFVYRPETGEEIYKSMMAVPILRSGKSVGVLAVQNQASRHYSEEEEEALQTVAMVLAELVVSGDLITSHDQNDGNGDRASTTRFKGMVFAEGLAEGVVVMHEPRVEITQHLSEDYEGQLKRLDKGFENLLVQIDDIMSAEDILHHGEHREILDVYKLFARDKGWRQKIEDAIESGLTAEAAVEKIQVENRTKMMKTEDPYLRERLSDLDDLANRLIRHLMGKAGTAASKGLPENAVVVARNMGPAELLDYDRDKLKAVILQEGTPTSHVAIVARALGIPMLGQIEENLLEIDEGVQIIVHGLDGEIFISPPPDILESYRDAIGARAKLLARYDDMRDMPTVTKDGVEIELVINGGLAMDIEGMHRTGARGVGLFRTEFQFMISKTLPRIGPQAEFYKSIIEAADGKPVTFRTLDIGGDKEVSFLKRDDEENPALGWRAIRIALDRPALLRYQLRALITAAAGTTLNVMFPMITNVDEFKLAKSILEKELGRHKLNKRAMPEKINVGTMLEVPSLVWQLDSLLPLVDFISIGSNDLMQFFYACDRDNPKLSNRYDPLSPPSLHMLKYIVKKCNEAKIPLTLCGEIGGKSVSALALIAIGFRRLSIAPAAIGPVKMMLRSLNLAEIEQYTNELLSRSTSSIRRELEAYARDHDIKI from the coding sequence TTGACCCCCATAAATAACGCACCTCGTCGCATGATGAGGCAGTTACACGAAATTATGGCGAGTGAGGACGATGCTGAAGTCCGGCTCAATAAAGTGGTGCACCTTGTTGCCAGCAACATGGTTGCCGAGGTTTGCTCCGCTTATTTTATCCGCGGTGATATGCTTGAGCTGTTTGCAACAGAAGGTCTTAAATCAGAAGCCGTACATAACACGCGTTTGAGAGTAGGTGAAGGGTTGGTTGGACTTGTTGCCTCTACGCGATCCTCCCTTAATCTCAGCAATGCACAGGATCACCCGAAATTTGTCTATCGCCCGGAAACCGGGGAAGAAATATATAAATCCATGATGGCTGTTCCAATTCTTCGAAGCGGAAAATCGGTTGGTGTTCTGGCTGTACAAAATCAGGCTAGCCGCCACTATTCAGAAGAAGAAGAAGAAGCTCTGCAAACCGTCGCAATGGTTCTTGCCGAGCTGGTTGTCAGCGGAGACCTCATCACATCACATGACCAGAATGACGGCAATGGGGACCGAGCCAGCACCACCCGGTTTAAAGGAATGGTGTTTGCAGAAGGGTTGGCAGAAGGCGTAGTTGTGATGCATGAGCCAAGGGTCGAAATCACCCAGCATCTCTCTGAAGATTATGAAGGCCAGTTGAAACGACTTGATAAAGGGTTTGAAAATCTGTTGGTCCAAATTGATGACATTATGTCGGCAGAGGATATTCTTCATCATGGGGAACATAGGGAAATTCTTGATGTCTATAAATTATTTGCCAGAGATAAGGGATGGCGGCAAAAGATTGAAGACGCCATCGAAAGCGGGCTGACAGCGGAAGCGGCCGTTGAGAAAATTCAGGTCGAAAACCGCACTAAAATGATGAAGACCGAAGATCCTTATCTTAGGGAAAGACTGAGTGATCTGGATGATCTTGCCAACAGGCTCATTCGTCACCTTATGGGTAAGGCGGGTACAGCCGCTTCAAAAGGGCTCCCGGAAAATGCCGTTGTTGTTGCCCGCAATATGGGGCCGGCGGAACTTCTGGATTATGACCGTGATAAGCTGAAAGCCGTGATTTTACAGGAAGGAACTCCTACCTCTCACGTGGCAATTGTTGCCCGGGCTCTCGGTATTCCCATGCTTGGTCAGATTGAAGAAAATCTGCTCGAAATTGATGAGGGTGTTCAGATTATCGTTCATGGACTTGACGGCGAAATATTTATATCCCCTCCTCCGGATATTCTTGAAAGTTATCGGGATGCCATCGGCGCAAGGGCGAAGTTGCTTGCCCGTTACGATGATATGCGGGATATGCCAACCGTGACCAAGGACGGCGTTGAAATTGAGCTGGTCATTAATGGCGGTCTGGCAATGGATATTGAAGGGATGCACAGGACGGGTGCCCGGGGTGTTGGTCTGTTCCGTACAGAATTTCAGTTCATGATCAGTAAAACCTTGCCGAGAATTGGCCCGCAGGCAGAATTTTATAAATCAATAATTGAAGCAGCAGACGGTAAACCTGTTACGTTTCGTACACTGGACATTGGCGGGGATAAAGAAGTTTCATTTTTGAAGCGGGATGATGAAGAGAACCCGGCTCTTGGATGGCGCGCAATCAGAATAGCACTCGACCGCCCTGCACTCTTAAGATATCAGCTGAGGGCTTTGATCACAGCGGCGGCCGGAACGACCTTAAATGTAATGTTTCCGATGATTACCAATGTTGATGAATTCAAGCTTGCCAAATCAATTCTTGAGAAAGAGCTTGGACGGCACAAATTAAATAAAAGGGCCATGCCTGAAAAAATAAATGTGGGGACCATGCTGGAAGTTCCCAGCCTGGTTTGGCAGCTGGACAGTTTGCTGCCCCTTGTTGATTTTATTTCCATTGGCAGCAATGATCTTATGCAATTCTTTTATGCCTGTGACCGGGACAATCCTAAACTCAGCAATCGTTATGACCCATTGTCACCGCCATCACTGCATATGCTTAAATATATAGTTAAGAAATGTAATGAAGCTAAAATACCCCTTACGCTCTGCGGGGAAATTGGCGGTAAATCGGTAAGTGCCCTTGCACTTATTGCAATTGGCTTCAGGAGACTATCCATCGCACCAGCAGCCATCGGCCCTGTGAAAATGATGCTTAGGAGCCTTAATCTTGCTGAAATTGAGCAATATACAAATGAATTGCTGAGTCGTTCTACAAGTAGCATTCGAAGGGAACTGGAAGCCTATGCCAGAGACCATGATATAAAAATTTAG